Genomic DNA from Candidatus Sphingomonas phytovorans:
GACCATTTGATAGTCTATATTGCCAGGCAATAGACCATTGGATGGACCAGAAGGGGTTGCGCGGTGCGTATATCGGTGACTGAGGCAAAAGCGCAACTGACCGAGCTGGTACGCCGTGCCGAAGCTGGCGATGAGATTGTGCTCACCCGCCACGGTCACCCGGCCGTCCGTCTGGTACCGGTGAATCCGTTGCCGGACCGCAAGGCACGCCGGATCCTGCTCGAAGCGATGCGGGCATCCGGGGCAGCGAAGAAAATTTCGGGGCCCATAGCCGCGCGAAGCCAGGATTTCCTCTATGGTGATGACGGCCTGCCCGAATGATCGCGGTCGATACGTCGGCCCTGATGGCAATTCTGCTTGATGAGCCCCAGGCAAATGCCTGCATCGCAGTGCTCGAAGATGAAGGCGACCTTGTCATCTCCGCCGGAACAGTGGCGGAAGCGCTGATCGTCGCGGCACGGCGCAACGTCGGCGAAGAGCTGACCGGGCTTATCGAAGGCCTCGGCTTCGACATCGTGCCGGTGACACCGGCGTCGGCGCGGCGGATCGCGGACGCTTATGCACGATGGGGCAAGGGGGTACACCCGGCCGGCCTCAACTTCGGCGATTGCTTCGCTTATGAAACGGCGCGCGAGCATGAGTGCCGCCTGCTCTATGTCGGCAACGACTTCGCAAGGACCGATATCGAAAGCGCCCTCGCTGACGCGACGTGACCCAATTCCCCTGCCCATGCTGTGCGCTATAGAGCGCGCACGAGACAGGGCATGAAAGGATGACGATGGGTTCGAGGATGTGGGCAACGGCAATGACGGCCGCGATGATGCTAACATACGCCCCGGCGGCACTGGCGCAGGACACGCCCGACGCGACCAACAGCCAGGACCCGGGCTGGCATAACCGTCAGATGCTCTATCTGCTCGGCCTCAAGGCGACCGACGGATGGCACTATACCAGCAGCGGCCTGCGCTATCGGCGGATCAAGGCCGGGCCGGCGGGCGCACCGCATCCCACGCGGACCGACGTGGTGACGATCCACTATACCGGCCGGCTGATCGACGGCACCGAGTTCGACAGTTCGGTCGGCCGCGGCGCGCCCGCGACCTTCCCCCTGCCCCGGCTGATCCGCGGCTGGCAGGAAGGCGTTCCGCTGATGGCCGTCGGCGATACCTTCGAATTCGCGATCCCGGCCGACCTGGCCTATGGCACCGAGGCGACCGGGCCGATCCCTGGCGGCGCCACCCTGTTGTTCACGATCGAGCTGTTCGGCACGGCGCCGGCCGGGGGATGATCCCTTCACGCGAGGCCGGACGATCAGGCAAGGCCGGGCAGATTGTCCGGCATCATGCGCTTGAACAGATCGATGATCTGCTCGCCTTCGGCTGAAGGGAGGGTGATCGCATGACGCACGGCGGCGGCGATCAGCGTCATCGTCAGTTGCGACGCCGCCGCTAGCGCCGGCACGTCCCGTTCCGGCGCGATGCGCGTCAGCGCGTCGAGCAGCAGGCCGGAGAGGAAGGCACCGTCCGCCTCGTCCAGTTGCTGCAATGCCCGGTCGGCCTGGGTCGCCTGCCAGATATCGCGCATGACGGGCTCGTCGATGAACATGCGATAATAGCCGTCGACGACGCGGCACAGCGCCGGATTCAGGTCAGCGATGCCCTGCACCGGCGCCAGCTCGGCCGCCACACAGGCGCGCCCGATCGCATTGTAGCGCTCAGCCAGGGTGCCGATGATCGCCGTCTTGTCCGGGAAATATTGGTAGAGCGAGCCGAACGGCACGCCG
This window encodes:
- a CDS encoding TetR/AcrR family transcriptional regulator — encoded protein: MAAKAGQGGADGDGGGMARLVPTQRRSRERFERILESAASLMAEKGSEAFRMSDVVERSGVPFGSLYQYFPDKTAIIGTLAERYNAIGRACVAAELAPVQGIADLNPALCRVVDGYYRMFIDEPVMRDIWQATQADRALQQLDEADGAFLSGLLLDALTRIAPERDVPALAAASQLTMTLIAAAVRHAITLPSAEGEQIIDLFKRMMPDNLPGLA
- a CDS encoding type II toxin-antitoxin system prevent-host-death family antitoxin, whose protein sequence is MRISVTEAKAQLTELVRRAEAGDEIVLTRHGHPAVRLVPVNPLPDRKARRILLEAMRASGAAKKISGPIAARSQDFLYGDDGLPE
- a CDS encoding type II toxin-antitoxin system VapC family toxin, whose protein sequence is MIAVDTSALMAILLDEPQANACIAVLEDEGDLVISAGTVAEALIVAARRNVGEELTGLIEGLGFDIVPVTPASARRIADAYARWGKGVHPAGLNFGDCFAYETAREHECRLLYVGNDFARTDIESALADAT
- a CDS encoding FKBP-type peptidyl-prolyl cis-trans isomerase; this translates as MMLTYAPAALAQDTPDATNSQDPGWHNRQMLYLLGLKATDGWHYTSSGLRYRRIKAGPAGAPHPTRTDVVTIHYTGRLIDGTEFDSSVGRGAPATFPLPRLIRGWQEGVPLMAVGDTFEFAIPADLAYGTEATGPIPGGATLLFTIELFGTAPAGG